Proteins encoded together in one Porites lutea chromosome 2, jaPorLute2.1, whole genome shotgun sequence window:
- the LOC140928522 gene encoding tetratricopeptide repeat protein 28-like, producing MVYRNLGNIYSGLGDYIKALDYYSRSLSIAKNTGNKGGMAPVYGSLANASLNLGDTKNAKKYANLHLTCAKEMGNKDMEGGAYGALGHIYGVLGDFKKSIEYCNRRLDICKAVENLEAEGGAYGGLGSAFDSLGDFEKAIDYHMQHLRIAETIGDKDGEAVAYGNLGNAYLGLEDFNAALHFFEQRLRIAKDLGDKAGEGRANGHLGGTFQRLGNYKKAIDYCNLRLCIAQELGDKAGEGAACCHLGTLVSQFHCDFKKAIDWHNQQLRIAKDIGNRGMEGLAYSYIGQCFEMLNVLPKALDNYQRSVEVFNQMWSLLQSEDKWKIGFRNECNYAYTGLCRVLLKQEKIGEALAAAEEGRAQSLADLMTSQYGFQERQTEEKCPDEEEFGMLNNTSSSTIFLSLSENKINIWLLLKEKPVLHRQKALYHHFAENAAAETLQSLIQFAYENNGVRANVNCENRSLDVLRENCYTVERSSKKFSQQILQEDNPPLAALYSYVIAPILDLIEGDELIIVPDGPLWLAPFAALLNPFSKYLCESFKVRLIPSLTSLRIIAHCPKFHSSSGALVVGDPDMSEVTDSQGDQILEQLPFARQEAQMIGQILNTAPLTGKSATKCEVLKHISSVAVVHIAAHGRMETGEIALSPNPESRKSQTPAEEDYMLTMKDVMSVKLRAKLVVLSCCHSGRGEIKAEGVVGIARAFIGAGACSVLVSLWAIDDEATLEFVKSFYHNLVKGRSASESLNHAMTCLRESETFSDVKYWAPFTLIGDDVTLDEQEEIRVS from the coding sequence ATGGTGTACAGAAATCTTGGCAATATCTATTCTGGCCTTGGTGATTACATTAAAGCCCTGGATTATTACAGTAGGTCCCTTAGTATTGCcaaaaacacaggaaacaaGGGGGGAATGGCACCGGTGTATGGAAGTCTAGCAAATGCTTCCCTTAATCTTGGAGATACAAAAAACGCAAAGAAATACGCCAATCTGCATCTTACTTGTGCCAAAGAAATGGGAAACAAAGATATGGAAGGAGGTGCGTACGGCGCCCTTGGACATATTTATGGCGTGCTTGGAGACTTTAAAAAGTCCATAGAATACTGCAATCGCCGCCTTGATATTTGCAAAGCTGTTGAAAACTTGGAAGCAGAAGGTGGGGCGTATGGTGGCCTTGGTAGTGCTTTTGACAGCCTCGGAGATTTCGAAAAAGCGATTGACTACCACATGCAGCATCTTCGTATTGCTGAAACCATTGGAGATAAAGATGGGGAAGCAGTTGCATATGGTAATCTTGGAAACGCTTATCTCGGCCTTGAGGATTTCAATGCAGCCCTCCACTTCTTTGAACAGCGCCTTAGAATTGCGAAAGACCTGGGAGATAAGGCAGGGGAAGGTCGTGCAAATGGCCATCTCGGTGGCACTTTTCAACGTCTGGGCAACTACAAGAAAGCCATAGACTATTGCAACCTGCGTCTCTGTATTGCCCAGGAACTGGGAGACAAGGCTGGTGAAGGGGCTGCCTGTTGCCATTTAGGTACACTGGTTTCCCAGTTTCATTGTGACTTCAAGAAAGCTATCGATTGGCACAACCAACAACTTAGAATTGCTAAAGATATAGGAAATCGAGGCATGGAAGGTTTAGCGTACAGTTATATTGGACAGTGCTTTGAGATGCTGAACGTTTTGCCTAAAGCACTAGACAACTACCAAAGAAGCGTTGAAGTTTTCAATCAAATGTGGAGTCTTCTTCAGTCTGAAGATAAATGGAAGATTGGATTTCGGAACGAATGTAACTATGCTTACACAGGCCTTTGTAGAGTTttgttaaaacaagaaaagattGGTGAAGCTCTGGCTGCTGCCGAAGAAGGTCGGGCCCAATCACTAGCTGATCTCATGACATCTCAGTATGGTTTTCAAGAAAGACAAACCGAAGAAAAGTGCCCAGACGAAGAAGAATTCGGCATGTTAAACAATACTTCATCAAGCACGATTTTTCTGTCTTTGTCAGAAAATAAGATAAATATCTGGttacttttgaaagaaaaacctGTTCTTCACCGACAGAAGGCACTTTACCACCATTTTGCAGAAAATGCAGCAGCTGAAACATTACAGTCCCTCATCCAATTTGCCTACGAAAACAATGGTGTTCGTGCAAATGTTAACTGCGAGAATCGGTCCTTAGATGTGTTACGCGAAAATTGCTATACTGTGGAACGATCATCCAAAAAGTTCTCACAGCAAATTCTCCAAGAGGATAACCCTCCCCTAGCCGCCTTGTACAGCTATGTTATTGCCCCAATTTTGGATCTCATTGAGGGCGATGAGCTAATAATTGTCCCGGATGGTCCATTATGGCTTGCTCCGTTTGCTGCATTACTGAATCCTTTTTCCAAATACTTGTGTGAATCCTTTAAAGTCAGATTAATTCCTTCGTTGACAAGTTTGAGAATTATTGCTCATTGCCCAAAATTCCACAGCAGTAGTGGAGCTCTAGTTGTAGGAGATCCAGATATGAGTGAAGTTACCGACAGCCAAGGAGATCAGATCCTGGAGCAGCTTCCTTTTGCCAGGCAAGAAGCACAGATGATTGGGCAGATTCTTAATACGGCACCTCTCACTGGAAAATCGGCCACCAAATGTGAAGTGCTAAAACACATTAGTTCGGTTGCCGTAGTACACATTGCTGCACATGGACGCATGGAAACCGGAGAGATAGCGTTGAGCCCGAATCCTGAAAGCCGTAAATCGCAGACCCCTGCAGAAGAGGATTACATGTTGACAATGAAAGATGTGATGAGTGTGAAGCTGCGAGCCAAGCTAGTTGTCCTTAGTTGCTGTCACAGTGGTCGGGGAGAGATCAAAGCTGAAGGCGTGGTCGGTATTGCTCGTGCCTTTATTGGTGCTGGTGCTTGTTCTGTTCTGGTGTCGCTTTGGGCCATCGATGACGAGGCCACGTTGGAGTTCGTGAAAAGCTTCTACCACAACCTTGTGAAAGGGCGAAGTGCGAGCGAGTCTCTTAACCACGCAATGACATGTCTCAGAGAATCCGAGACGTTCAGCGATGTAAAGTACTGGGCGCCTTTTACGCTTATAGGTGACGACGTCACTCTCGACGAACAAGAAGAAATCAGGGTCTCGTAA